Below is a genomic region from Prunus persica cultivar Lovell chromosome G3, Prunus_persica_NCBIv2, whole genome shotgun sequence.
ATTAGGATAGCCAACATGATCTTGCTCCTCATTTTTTGCAATATTTTGTCTATAGATCTTGTAGCTTTTTCACAAGAAATTCTTGTATACTTGCAATCTTTGTATGTAACTTTTCACTCACAGAACATGATTAGCAAAACTATCACATTCTAAGGATTGAGAAGTTGCATTGTATACGACAGTCTCGGTGTGacaacttttcattttttatcaaggaaaggaggaagaaTTCCAACTTGAAATTGCTTCTAAGAAGCGTCACTAAGTCTGATAATCTTTCCACTTCTCTAGTTTAAGAGTTCTTCCTTgcaaccccaaaaaagaagaagaaagggtttCTTTCCCATATTGCATCTCATCTCGCCTATTGCTGGTCTTTGGACTAGCCTAAGTCCCACTTGCCCACAAGCTGGGCTTTGCTTCCCCAATTAACCCAAGGACATCATGGATGACTGGCCAGCCGAGGTATTGGGACAGCCCAGCTTTCTATATGCCAAAACAATAATTTCAGCCTATGTAAGTGTCTACTTAGAATCCTCTCAAGAAGTGAAGCTTTCCTACATGTTTCCCACCACTCATGCCCAATATTGTTAGGTTGGATCAATAGCAGCCAGCAGCCTCCACCACCTCTTATCAGATCTATGGAGATTTTTAgaccaaatacaaaaagaattCAACATACCTCAATCAATGAAGCCAGGATTTAGACAACCATCCATACTGATATTTAATGAAGAATTCCTGCTTTCAGTCTCACATGTGGAACATTCAACTATAATTGGGTGGAGAATTGAGATGATCAGGGTTCTTGACAACATTCATTGCTTTTGACATGCTAGATAACAACTATGTTCTCTATACTTTTAACTgtaaatacaaataattcaGTCTGGTAAATAAAACTGATTGCATATGATGCCCCATTTAAGTTGAAGAAGAGTGTCCTAGTAAGAGTTTATCACTAACCAAGAGAGGAAGTAccatgttgaagaagattaGCCTTTGGCTGTTCCATAATTGCCACAGAGGGTTTCTACACAGTCTGAACATTTCCTTGCGTCTGAGTATTAGAATTTGTAACCCCTTCTTTCCATCCTCTTTGACGAGCCCTAAGCTCCCATGTTGCTGTCAGTTTCCTCTGTGCCTCCAATGTTGCTTCAGCTTTCTCCCTTGCTTCTTCACATGTTTCCATCCCTGAATTGCACTTGTCTGCTTCCTTCTGATACTGGGATGCAATCTTCTTAGCCTCCAGCAGAGCCATATCAGCTCGTTGTTGATTTTCTAAAGCTTCAGCTTCCCGAAGCTTCAACTCTTCAGTCAAAAGATCCACAAAATTTTTCTCGGTGTCCTCACTTACCTCTGGATCATGCTTTGCACAATCTGCATAATATGTGCCAAAGACATAAATACACAGTGGAAGCTTCTAAGGattgaatgaaatttgaaaccttCATGCAGCCCTATAATTGCATCACCCAATTTGGAAAACCAAAAATACTACCTAAATTCTAAAACCAAACTTATGAAAACCACAACCTtgtaatttgaattatttagatGATCGTTCAACCAAAATAAGAATGAAACGGACAAGCATCAAAGACGCAAATCCATCCTTCACGTTAAATCAGCAATTTTAAAGAGCGAGTTAAGATAGACAAAAAGTGAGAGGGcacaggaaaaagaaaaggccagAATTCAGTTATGGTCCAATGAACGAAATCTACTAGGCTGTGAGCTCTTGATGCAGTCTTAACTGCAAAATGTGTAGTGTGGAGAAACCACACACATTCTACAGAATCATCTAGATGATGTTGAGAGACAGAATTTGAGAGAATAAAAGTGAGCAGGAAAGTTTGCAATACTGCAAGACTTCACATTTCTTCCAGAAAAAATTGTCTATTGGAGAGTGGGATCTGAAAGTGAAAACTTTGCGACGATGATACTGGATTGAATGATACTTGCTATAATATCAGTCCTTAAAAGGTAACACCTCAGGGAAAATGAATTATCTAACATAAACAGGGGACAATTACTCGCTTTATGGCAAAGAGAAGGTACTAAGTAGTCAGTTATATCACAAAGCAATCAATCTAGAACATACATGCAGAACAAGTTAATTTGCGGTGAAGAGACTAACCTGCAAATGAAATGTTGCTGAGTCCTGCagaacaagaacaaagcaAGATGAGTACACATCTGATAGTGATGACAATCAACTAACAATACAGTAAAATCAGCTGAATGAAGTAACgcaattgattaaaaaaatcccaaattgATCACAACCAATAAAAGCTACCAACTTcagatatgaaaaataatggaaTGAATCAGTGAACCCAAATGGGATTTTGAGCTCATTGGCATCAAATCAGTACAAAATGTGCTAaactcaacaaaataaaaaacgaaaACATAAAAGAGATCCAATCAGATCTAGCCAAAATGGATCATAGGCAAGTGAAAGAAGAACAAACAAGAGCAAATTACCAATGGGGATGGAGAGGAGAGGCTGAGAAGAGCAATCACAGGTGCAAGGAGGGCAAGAAgataaggaagaagaagatgaagagtgGGAGACGGCAGCTAAGCCCTCCATGAAGTGCCAGTAGAGAGGTGGGCCCACTATGTACCCGGCTATGCAAACCCCAACTATCACCAGCCCCGCCTTCAACACTGCCGGACTCAtcgccatctctctctctctctctctctctctctctctctctctctccctctctctctctctctctcttccaatcTGGGTTCTTCCTCAGCTTGTGAAATCGAATCGAAAGTCCCGAGCTTTGGAGCCGGCAACGTCGATTCTTAACGGTTTTTCACGGCCCGACTGCCGTATAGTTTTAGTTGGGACTTGTGAAGATCAAAGATGGCTTCTTTACATCTGCGAAAGCCTGTGAGACTGTGACCGTGTTTTTatcctttttataaaaaaaaattaatttgagaGTGAGACTTTTGCCAGTTGgtccatttccattttcatttcccagtttattattttgtgttaATAGTCAAAGtcgttttttggttttgtgttaTCACTAATAATTAACtcttgttataaaataacctgggatatgtgcgaattttgagctgcacgtaaagtagatgagacacagtatttaacgaggttcggctacgcctacgtcctcggagagcagcaacagtaacttttcactatataataatatgactacaatagtgtttacaatatgtgtgactcactgaattttctctctgcttacTTACcctcttctttcctcttctctctctttcctcctttccttttcttctttttttcctattttctttctctcttcttctttctctatttatagacatGTTAAATGGCACCCGTGATTCTACAATACACATCCGTGAGTGTGCAGCTGATAAACCTCCAAATACtttgcttaattttctttgtgggccccataaatgtgggctccacatgtttcttctttacaacactcctccttggagaccacatgtccctagattggttgcctcattaaaaccttgcttggaaaaacccagtgggaaaaaacctaagcgaaggaaaaagagtacaacgtgcATATGTCCTATGTTAGAGGACTTttgaatgctccccctgattttgcatgctccaacttgattgcttgcagagttgtcgtaatccgatgccatgcactaacttttggaatgtacatttcggcaatgatttagtgaagagatcTGCCAGGTTATCACTTGAAcggatttgtctgactttgatttcttgactcttctggagctcatgtgtatagaaaaactttggtgatatgtgcTTGGTCCTGTCACCCTTAATATATCCTCCTGTgatctgagcaatacaagctgcattgtcctcattcagaattgttggagtgtctgttgttgagggtagggcacatgtgcttcggatgtgatggattaccgaccttaaccaaacgcattcacgactggcttcatggagggcaagtatttctgagtgattagaagatgtggccactaatgtttgttttgttgagcGCCATGAGATCGCAGTTCCTCcacatgtaaatacatacccagtccgtgatcgtccttgatgtggatcagagaGATATCCTGCATCAGCATAACCAATAATACTCTGGGCATTGGTCGATtcactggaatagaataaccccatgtctgttgtcccacgaaggtatcgtagaacatgtttgatgccggTCCAGTGTCGTCTTGTTGGAGCAGAACTGTACCttgctaacagatttactGAGAATGATATGTCTGGTCTGGTACATTGTGCTAGGTACAATAAGGCACCTattgcactaagatatggtacttctggaccaaggaccatttcatcattctcttttggacgatatgggtctttcttagtgtcaagcgatcgaacgaccattggagtgctaagtggatgggctttatccatgccaaaccgttccaatactttctcagtataagttgattgatgcaccaaaattccattagcactgtgctcaatctgcaagccaagacaatattttgtctttccaaggtccttcatctcaaactcacgtttgagataatcaacagtcttttgaagctcttcagaagttccaattagattcatgtcgtcgacatatactgccactatcgcaaattcagactctgatttcttaataaacacacatgggcaaataggatcatttgtgtccttcagtaaatacttactgagacgattgtaccacattcgtccagattgttttagcccgtataatgattttctcaatttaactGAGAACATGTCCCGTGGTTTGTTTCTGGCTGCTTCAGGCAACCTGAATCCTTCTggaactttcatgtatatatctgtatccaattctccatacaaatatgcggtaatgacatccatgagtctcatttcaagtttttctgaaaccgccaaacttattaggtaacggaatgtaattgtgtccattactggagagtacatttccacataatcaattccaggcctttatgaaaaaccttgcgcaacgagtcgcgctttataccttgagatctcatttttctcattgcgctttcttgtaaatacccacttgtaacctacagggttcacattgggtggagttggactaatatgtccaaaaacactccttttttccaaagaatttaattctgcctggattgcatctttccacttgggccaatcttgtctctgtgtacattcattaatagagcacggctcaatatcatcatcttttatgatctcagcagccactgagaatgcaaatatatcatcgatgatcatctcatttctactccacaattcatcagtggatgtataatttatggagatttcttgactttcaggtaCGGTTGCCACTCCAGGGGCACTTGTCTCACCAATGACGTTTTCCTTGTCAAGAAGTATCTGTCCCTCTTTgggggcatttgaattatgaattgtgggctctctatttatttcatttggattcattttgtccatcaacttcctctttcgaggAATTGAATCCTTTGAGCCTAGTGGTCTGCCACGTTTCAGGCGTGCAgcagatgaaccatttgctgggacattgctttgtccattatggacatcaatccgtgcgggtgtatttgcagctgggatatgagatttcgtcacctttgctgcatcattaaatgcatctggcatctgattggcaatactttggaggtgaacgatccttctcacttcgttttcgcattgagtagtatgaggatcgagatgagacaatgtggatacattccaggataattcatgtcgtttttcaggaatgagtttgccttgttctttagacacagatttttctccccctaatggtgggaagattgtcttatcaaaatcacaatccgCAAATCGTGCGGTAAAAATATCACCCGTCAGGGGTGCCAAGTATCTGATGATAGATggtgaatcaaaaccaacataaattcccaatctgcgttgagggcccatcttagtacgttgcggtggtgcaatgggcacatataccgcacacccaaaaattcttaaatgtgaaatgtttggttgatttccCAATACGAGTTGTATTGGAGAACATTGATTGTTGGTGACGGGCCTCAATCGCACAAGCgatgctgcatgtaaaatggcatatccccaagcagaaactggcaactttgttttcattagcaaagtgcgtgctatcaattgaaggcgtttaattaaagcttctgccaagccattttgagtatgcacaTGGGGAACAGGATGTTcaatatcaatgcctagtgacatgcagtagtcatcaaaagtctgagatgtaaattcaccagcattatcgagtctgattgacttaatgggataatctgggaattgggctcgtaatttaattatctgagccaaaagcctagcaaatgccatattccgagtagataaaagacaaacatgtgaCCATCGGGTAGATGCGTCTACCAAGACCATAAAGTACCGAAATGGTCCACATGGGGGATGAATGggtccacaaatgtccccttgaattctctgcaaaaatgatggagactcaacatcaacctttggttgtgatggtctgatcaccaacttcccttgtgaacaagcttggcaaaagatgtcgcttgataacataatgtgtttagtcaacaagggatgtcctttagagttggtgatgatcctgcgcatcatggtggatccaggatgacccaacctgtcatgccaaagcttaaaagcatttgagtcagtggactcttggtccatgacactatgtgcctcaattgtccgtatggttgtgtaatacaaccctgatgagagctcacaaagcttttccagtatacgcttttgagtatcactggaggtaatacaaagatattccatgttttcctctttctttgtttcaacatggtagccattcaaacgtatatctttgaaactcaacagattccttctggagttagatgaatacaaagcatctggaatggacagtattgttccattcggtaacataatttgggctaTTCCTGAACCTTCAATCAGATTTGCAGGacctgatatggttgttacctttgcttttgtaagcattaattttgagaaatacttccgatcttgaaggatcgtatgagtagttgcgctgtctgcgagacaaatatctctgccatagcctttgttttgagggcatccATAATTTGCATCCATGCcaccaaataagtaaaataagctggattaataaagaagaaaacattaccacttttatttgattgaaatttaaacaacacttcagctaatacaaatagtatattaaggaatttaatctaattcggacacataaccttcattccctctttcagtaacaaaatcagaaacatctagatgcgtcttgtttagctgacgtgatatttctgatgagccatctgtggctggcggagcatgatcaatgtaatttatctccactttcctgttcttaagtgaagcttgatAGAGATCCGCCAAATGCCTGGGCGTACGACATGCGCGCACTCAATGTCCCTTTGCACCACATCTGTGACAAgggctttcaacatttctaggcacatGGCTCATCTGTGCCTTTCCCTTATTATGGGATGCATTTTTGCCATTCGTGGATGGACCGCTCCTTGGACCTAAACCCTCTGAACGAGCACCACGATTTTTTCTACTTCCTTGCCAGTGGCCACGCTTGCCCCCTCGCTCACGTTTGTAGATACTGCCACGAGATGAAGTGGCATTCACTTTCTGAGATGCagcatttatttcaggaagtggtgctgagcccgttgggcgagattggtgattctttaataagagctcattattctgctcagctaacaagaggcaagatacaagttccgagtacttcttgaaaccgctatgtctgtattgctgctgaaggaggacatttgaagcatgaaaagtgctcagagttttttcgagcatatcctcatcagatatattttccccacatagcctcattaatgaggtaattctgtgcatagcagagttatactcggacactgacttgaaatcttgaaatcttgaaatctcaagtgaGTCCATTCGTATCTAGCTCTTGGGAGAGTCACCGTCTTCTGGTGATCGTATCTTTCACCTAGAGCTTTCCAcagaaccaacggttcatcaaccaccacatattcgctcttcagcgcttcatggatgtggcggcgaagaaagatcatggccttcgcattctcttcaggcgaagcatcattctcatctacaattgtttgtccgaggccattggctcgtagatgaattttggcatccaggacccatgataaatagttgtcctcggaaaggtccaaggcagcaaactctagttttgccaaatttgccatccaaaactttaggctcgagatctggaatattaagccacttattaataggaatttcaggtcctcattattcaggtatattaattgatgataaaagtaaagtgttatgaatttgctggtatggacgataaacccgcaccataccttaaatgtgcggtaatgtgcttgtatgtgcactaattctgctccatacatttaaataaaagtaaaggcgtggacgataaacccgcaccaccctttaaataaatattgccgtatgggtaataagcctacaccataccataaataaaattaaatgtggggttaaaaccactaccgaataagaaaaaaaagttagtattagtaacggtctcccactgataatatgtttagtattaccaagggtccatttttgttaatggttagtaatagagaagcagataaatatagtatattatatagtgttgagttgaaaaatttcagaaataaaaggagagactatcgtgctgataacgtgttataaaataacctgggatatgtgcgaatttTGAGCTGcatacgtcctcggagagcagcaacagtaacttttcactatataataatatgactacaatagtgtttacaatatgtgtgactcactgaattttctctctgcttacTTACcctcttctttcctcttctctctctttcctcctttccttttcttctttttttcctattttctttctctcttcttctttctctatttatagacatGTTAAATGGCACCCGTGATTCTACAATACACATCCGTGAGTGTGCAGCTGATAAACCTCCAAATACtttgcttaattttctttgtgggccccataaatgtgggctccacatgtttcttctttacaacaacTCTTACATTTTCAacctttattattatttgtttttaacaaatttaataattaaagtaactatttttgttattttttaacttGGTGTTAGTTCAAATCCAATTTTGATTCTTGCACAACAACTGAGAACTAGTTTTTAGTTTATATTAACCAGTGTAAACAGAAGTTAGTGTTGAGTTTTTTTGACATGattagttaaaatatacaTTTGTTCCACACAAAAGCAATGttgttttaatgattttttatcCTTTTAGTTTGAAATAagttatctatatataaaaagcaaaagacagataatagtgaaacattcaaaataccagaaaatatctttggttaatgcaaacattaagaattgaaatgattaattaaattgggataatataataaattcacactatttttatggaatacaacacaactatccattattttttttaattttaaaatacatttttttttaaaaaagcctCTAACATGTGCGAAAGTGTGTGActagtatttaaaaaaaaaaaaaagcaaaataagAATACAGAgctgaatttaaattttatttatttatttattttcagaaTTACCACCGTATCCCGAGTGAACACAGAGAATTCAACAGAAACTGGTGGGAAGTAATACTATGCGATATAGTAACTCTGTGACCCAGTCACTGAACCACCGCCCTATCCCAAACCCTgagacagagagagggagagaccAGCAAGCCTGAAAATGGCGATGGAAATCCCGACGGATATGATAAAGGAGGTGCAGATCTCGCTTCGGAGAGAAGCGAAGATGTCGTCGTATGACCCAGACGACACGCCGTTGCCAAATCTACCATCCGTCGAAGAAACCATAGCGGATTTGGATCCATCCCCGCCGTACCTACGGTGCAAGCATTGCAAGGGCAGATTGCTGAGGGGCGTTCAGTCACTTATTTGCGCCTTCTGTGGCAGAGAACATTGCAAGGACCTCCCTCCTGACCCCATCAATTTTCGCGACACTTTTGGCTACCGGTGGTTGCTCAAGTCCCTGAGCTTGGATGGATCGGTATGCGACttaattttgtatgttttgtttggttgatgagAAAATTGAGGttaagagaggaaaaaaagggGTTCTTGTTGTGTTTGGTTGAAGGGAAAAcgagaaagaaatgaaatttagaTTCCCTAATTGCTTTTCTGGAATgaagttatttttatttctggggaaattagaagaagaaaaaaaacaggaaATTTAAGAAATTATATCATCTCGCTTCTAGATGATGAAAAAGATTGAAGCTTTGACTGTTTTCGTAATTTGTTTTACGAGCTCTTTCTAGAAGCCCGGCGGAGTGATGAAGTTGATTTCACATATCCTATTTGAAGCTATTTGTGTTATCATGTAgtgtataaaaaaactaaaagcttGAAGCCAATTTTGGGATTATGCAGAAATTTAGGATAGTACGTTGTATATGATTTTTGCATCAGAGTCTACTTGGCACTAAAGATTATGAACAGATCACACTCAGAACTTTCTTAGGTGCCACAGATTTTTGTCCATTTATTCTGAACTCATATCACATATGTCAGAAATTATAGTTTTGTTTGCTAAAGATGAGGAGTATTGTTCTGTCATCAACGTAGGCTGTATACTTTAAATAGAGAAGACTTAGTGAAGTTTGAGACTTTGGTATGCAGGAGATAGTAGAATTACCCACTGGAGCAGATGAGTTCAACAGAGGACAGACTGCTCGGAAGGATGATTTAAGTCTCTCTGATCTTTTGAATCTTGAAATAAAATGGACCTCTAAGCCAGAGAAAGTTGAGACTGATTTCTCAAATGAGACACCTACTCAGCCCAAAAGCTTACCAGATTTGGCCGGAGTCAATCTCGACAACTTTTTTtctgaaggaaaaaaagatgCCGCAGTTAATATTTCTGAAGAGCAGCTGTTTGAGTCTAGCACACAGACTACCGGTGAAGAAATTAATGCTTTCGAAGTTCGTGAAACTCTTAGTTTGTTTGAGAATGTACAGCCTTTTGAGACAGTTGTGGAGTCTACTGAAGGAGAGAGTGGTGATTCCTTTTCAGGTTGGGCGGCAAATTTTCAGTCTGCTGCTTCTGAAACCCTTCCTCATGCTTCTGAAACTCTTCCTCATGCTTCTGAAAACCTTCATCAAGCTTCTGAAAACATTCCCCAAGAGTCAAAAGTAATTGACCCCTTTGTGGGTTCCACGGTGGATCTTTCAGCCCACATAGACACAGTATTCGGATCTGCAGTACACTCAACTGATGAAAAATCAAACCATAGTATGACTGGGTCTGCACCCTTGACTACCGACTGGTTTCGAGGTGATCTATTGGGTGTTTCCAACTCTGGGTTTGCTGGAGGTCCTGAACAGTTTGAAACGCTTGCTGAGGTGAAGGGTATAACTGAGAATGTGAATAACTCTTTTCCTGCTGATGTTGATAGGGTTCAAGACAATCAATTACAGACCACTAGCAACAATGCCCCTGATAATAAGACTACtgatgaggatgaggattCATTTGATGCTTGGAATGATTTTGCGACCTCAAATAGTGCACCAAATCTTGTTGATAGTTCTTTAAAACAAAGTACTAATCAGACGACACCTGTTGACCAGACTTCTGTAGTGGATTTGTTCGGCACAGCTAGCAACTCCGGGGACTTGAATTTTGGTAGCTTATCCCAACCGGATTTCTCAGCAGGAGCATTTAACAGTTCCAATGGTTCAACTGTAGTGGATATGAAGCAGGCAGACTCCTCTGTTTTAGACAGGTGCGTGCTTGAGCCTACCTATTTGGCTGTTATTATAGCTTCAGAATCCTGGTTTGAACTACCGTGAAACTTATTTGAATgtttaatgtttgcatttgTGAATGTAGTACATGAAACTTGATGAAAAAGGCTTTGATTCGTACTTTGAACAACCTATCTTAACCATATTTTCTGTTGCATGTTTAGTTTGGCTGATCTGAGcacaaaagatgaaaaaaaatctgaagatGTTGCGGAGGGTGGAGATGTTTCTGGTGCAAGAGCAGGGTCAAAATCTGAAGATGCGGAGAGAATAATGTCACAGATGCATGATCTCTCTTTTATGCTTGAAAGCAGTCTTTCAATTCCTCCCAAGCGAGATGAATTACATTCGCATTCCCAAGATTGAGACctaatttgtttgagtttctATCAATGCAATGTCTGCTGTTCATGCTGTATTCTAGATCTATTTGTTCCATTTATTCacaattttgtatttattattttttgttttataatctTATGTAGAAATGGTAAGCCAGATTAGAAAGAAATGAGAATTGGTTGAATGCCCACTAACCCTTActtcaattatattttttatggttCAAAATACTAATTTGCTATAGCAATTTTGTTGAGGAAGAAAGTGAATTTATAGAATAAGGGGCGTTGTGTGTCTGCCGGACAACTGTGTGACCACCCCAGCCAGCTTGATCAGCGGCTGAGAACGATCATCTACTGCCACAATGACCGGAGACCACGAAGCTGCTAATCACGCTCTGATAACAACGGTCATAGTTCATCCACCAGACTTTGGTTCCTGTCGCCTTAGTAATCAAGGATACAGATGTACAACCTATAAAACAGATCCTATTCAACTGCGAGTGAACTTTATGAACAGCACTTATCTCTGTCCAGCGTCGATGTGGGACAATGTTGCGCTTATCCCGGCAGACATGTGATTCACAAAGACAATGGCTAAATCCCATTGCACCTTTCTTAAAATCAAACACTGATTCTAATTCATGCTAAAAGCATTCAGAAACAAAGCAATTAACATTAAAAACTAAGAGTCTACAGTTGCATTTAGTCTAAAACTTGATACACGAGAATTACAACGAGAAAGAAAGTACGACTATATTCTTCATTCTGTGTGGATGGTAATTCttttgtggtggtggtgcctGATCAGCATCGATGGATACCATGGTTTGCCATTCAGCCTTTAGCCACGCGACCATTGGACTCGGCACCTGATGCTCCATTAGGCTGCTTCCCAGCTGCTCCATTAGGCTTCCTCCCTGCTGCAACGTTGCAATACAGGCGCCTCAGATACGACATGGCTACCGGGTCATCCTGGAAAATAGAAGTGTCTCAGTATGAATCTTGGGGTTCTGATGTGAAACTCAGATATCTTAAATACCTCTCGGCAAtgggaacaaaaaaaaattatgaaccGGGTTTAATTAATCCACCATTATAGAAGTGTTCAAAGTATGTCAAGAACTTACAGAGACGAGGTTAATGACTCTAGAATCCCTCAAGCTCCTAGGGAGACATAGGCTTAAGCTGTCAACGTCCCTGCTGTGAAAATTTCAAACCCAAATTTGCTTATAATCAAACAAATGAAAGTAATGCCAATATCTCTTGACCCTTAAGAATAACTTAATTACTAACGTTAGACCATCTGAGAGCCTGAGAAAGCAGTGAATGATGAGCTTGAGCAGCCGGTGGGAGGGTTCTTCGGGAAGCTTATCGAGCATCC
It encodes:
- the LOC18781986 gene encoding uncharacterized protein LOC18781986; this encodes MAMSPAVLKAGLVIVGVCIAGYIVGPPLYWHFMEGLAAVSHSSSSSSLSSCPPCTCDCSSQPLLSIPIGLSNISFADCAKHDPEVSEDTEKNFVDLLTEELKLREAEALENQQRADMALLEAKKIASQYQKEADKCNSGMETCEEAREKAEATLEAQRKLTATWELRARQRGWKEGVTNSNTQTQGNVQTV
- the LOC18783904 gene encoding uncharacterized protein LOC18783904, which translates into the protein MAMEIPTDMIKEVQISLRREAKMSSYDPDDTPLPNLPSVEETIADLDPSPPYLRCKHCKGRLLRGVQSLICAFCGREHCKDLPPDPINFRDTFGYRWLLKSLSLDGSEIVELPTGADEFNRGQTARKDDLSLSDLLNLEIKWTSKPEKVETDFSNETPTQPKSLPDLAGVNLDNFFSEGKKDAAVNISEEQLFESSTQTTGEEINAFEVRETLSLFENVQPFETVVESTEGESGDSFSGWAANFQSAASETLPHASETLPHASENLHQASENIPQESKVIDPFVGSTVDLSAHIDTVFGSAVHSTDEKSNHSMTGSAPLTTDWFRGDLLGVSNSGFAGGPEQFETLAEVKGITENVNNSFPADVDRVQDNQLQTTSNNAPDNKTTDEDEDSFDAWNDFATSNSAPNLVDSSLKQSTNQTTPVDQTSVVDLFGTASNSGDLNFGSLSQPDFSAGAFNSSNGSTVVDMKQADSSVLDSLADLSTKDEKKSEDVAEGGDVSGARAGSKSEDAERIMSQMHDLSFMLESSLSIPPKRDELHSHSQD